The Pseudomonas asiatica genome has a segment encoding these proteins:
- a CDS encoding glycosyltransferase — protein sequence MNQQTLVSIAIPAFNPEFFRATLLSALNQDYSALEVLVCDDSRGLEIQRIVDEVVGETGKPVRYVRNPQTLGFARNLLACLGHAEGPLIKFLCDDDRLFPECVGLQAAVMEQHADVSMTICQRMLCAADDALLPPRMLNAVMCPEDAVVKGSDLLEALETNAPNLFGGLSHALMRRDLVAEFLPALVQEGSGFAARLDMALYICLMRRGNLGHLSRFLSMERLHPARLSHQAGMTLAFPIETDWIKAMLAARASEAAPASGWVRYLSLERYQGEQGAQWDEYELNRLYGAQQARQAQQVGTDCLSFEEVYAQWLECRDLSAAQLKALPKRFEQWPRQPRIVPVIWAEAGEELALRATLDSLAAQSCSAAGTWLLAPATLELAGHPVAVERMLVQGNGLAQLQARLARADDADWILLLRAGDRLVPHALAIMGERMALRERACIYVDEGSHDGLRPTTPIFKPDFNLDLMRSLPYVGRVLAFNCTALREVGGFDPDFDTLAPHDLLWRLAEHQGLQVIEHIDELLVHCQHDFGQWLHDPRCAQQAPRVVRAHLQRLGVDAEVVGAEGMSLCQVAYRHPEQALVSILVTLGDDLSAAMRCVESVFEHTRYGHFEVLLIASPDTPADLRQWLQAMQGLGSNQLRVIEVASGSQLAQLNQASEAARGDYLLMLDSACAAFDRSWLEQLMAQAQRPEVGVVAPKLCTQSGEIFGAGLVLGLHGGVSSPFVGMPADSGGYMLRLNAVQNWSALSLDCLLVRRELFAALGGFDVQGLKGGLQDADLCLRIREQGYLAVWTPHAVLVRFASTRDVRTDRQRKVLDKDIFHERWLAKVARDPAYNRNLSLKMASFNLDAGQRRGWDPFISRVLPSVLALPINTSAVGHYRVAQPFTELERAGWIQGRLDYSTPEMIEIEREKPDVMILQCRYTVNSIDEMTRFKRLSNARRIYEIDDYIIEVPEKNAHARNIPANMRELVTQGIALCDRVVVSTQPLADALSSMHHDIRVVPNMLAAPLWAGLASERQTSARPRVGWAGGTSHRGDLELLLDVIKALADEVDWVFFGMCPDALRPYVKEFHKGVPLASYPQKLASLNLDLALAPLEQNLFNDCKSNLRLLEYGACGFPVICTDTKAYDGYLPCTRVRNNTSEQWLDAIRMHLADPQASYRQGDALRETVLRDYVLMPHHLQQWANAWLAD from the coding sequence GTGAATCAACAGACCCTCGTCAGCATCGCCATCCCAGCCTTCAACCCCGAGTTCTTCCGCGCCACGTTGCTCAGCGCGCTCAACCAGGATTACTCGGCGCTGGAGGTGCTGGTCTGCGACGACAGCCGGGGCCTGGAGATCCAGCGTATCGTCGACGAGGTGGTAGGTGAGACCGGCAAGCCGGTGCGCTACGTGCGCAATCCGCAGACCCTTGGGTTCGCCCGCAACCTGCTGGCGTGCCTGGGGCATGCTGAAGGGCCGCTGATCAAGTTCCTCTGCGACGACGACCGACTGTTCCCCGAATGTGTCGGCCTGCAGGCCGCGGTCATGGAACAGCATGCCGATGTCAGCATGACCATCTGCCAGCGCATGCTGTGCGCGGCCGACGATGCCTTGCTACCGCCGCGCATGCTCAATGCGGTGATGTGCCCGGAGGATGCGGTAGTCAAGGGCAGCGACTTGCTCGAAGCGTTGGAGACGAACGCCCCCAACCTGTTCGGCGGCCTCAGCCATGCACTGATGCGCCGTGACCTGGTGGCCGAGTTCCTGCCGGCGTTGGTGCAGGAGGGCAGCGGGTTTGCCGCGCGCCTGGACATGGCGCTGTACATTTGCCTCATGCGCCGAGGCAACCTGGGGCACCTGTCACGCTTCCTCAGCATGGAGCGTCTGCACCCTGCGCGCCTGAGCCACCAGGCAGGCATGACCCTGGCCTTCCCCATCGAGACCGACTGGATAAAGGCAATGCTGGCCGCGCGGGCAAGCGAGGCCGCACCGGCCAGTGGCTGGGTGCGCTACTTGTCGCTGGAGCGGTACCAGGGCGAGCAGGGTGCGCAGTGGGACGAGTACGAACTCAACCGCCTGTACGGTGCACAGCAGGCCCGCCAGGCGCAGCAGGTTGGCACTGACTGCCTGTCGTTTGAAGAGGTGTATGCCCAGTGGCTGGAGTGCCGTGACCTGTCGGCTGCACAGCTCAAGGCGTTGCCCAAGCGCTTCGAACAGTGGCCCCGGCAGCCGCGCATCGTCCCGGTGATCTGGGCCGAGGCGGGTGAGGAACTGGCCCTGCGCGCGACCTTGGACAGCCTTGCCGCGCAGTCCTGTTCGGCAGCCGGTACCTGGCTGCTGGCACCGGCGACGCTGGAATTGGCAGGCCACCCGGTCGCGGTTGAACGCATGCTCGTGCAGGGCAATGGCCTGGCCCAGCTGCAGGCGCGCCTGGCGCGTGCCGACGATGCCGACTGGATACTGCTGTTGCGCGCTGGCGACCGCCTGGTGCCCCATGCTCTGGCGATCATGGGCGAGCGCATGGCACTTCGCGAGCGGGCCTGCATCTATGTCGACGAAGGTAGCCATGACGGGCTGCGCCCGACAACACCCATCTTCAAGCCGGACTTCAACCTCGACCTGATGCGCAGCCTGCCATATGTAGGGCGCGTACTGGCATTCAACTGTACGGCGCTGCGCGAGGTCGGCGGCTTCGACCCGGACTTCGATACCCTTGCACCCCACGACCTGCTGTGGCGCCTGGCGGAACACCAGGGCTTGCAGGTCATCGAGCACATCGACGAACTTCTGGTGCATTGCCAGCACGACTTTGGCCAGTGGCTGCACGACCCGCGCTGCGCACAGCAGGCGCCACGCGTGGTGCGGGCCCATCTGCAGCGGCTGGGCGTCGATGCCGAGGTTGTCGGTGCCGAAGGCATGTCGTTGTGCCAAGTGGCGTACCGGCACCCGGAGCAAGCCCTGGTGTCGATCCTGGTTACGCTCGGGGACGACCTGAGCGCGGCGATGCGTTGTGTCGAGTCCGTGTTCGAACACACCCGGTATGGCCATTTCGAGGTGCTGCTGATCGCCTCGCCGGATACGCCTGCCGACCTGCGTCAATGGCTGCAGGCCATGCAGGGGCTGGGCAGCAACCAATTGCGGGTGATCGAGGTGGCCAGCGGCAGCCAGCTGGCGCAGTTGAACCAGGCCAGCGAGGCTGCCCGTGGCGACTACCTGCTGATGCTCGACAGCGCCTGCGCCGCCTTCGACCGTTCCTGGCTGGAGCAGTTGATGGCCCAGGCCCAGCGCCCGGAGGTCGGCGTGGTGGCGCCCAAGCTATGTACCCAAAGCGGCGAGATCTTTGGCGCCGGGCTGGTCCTGGGGCTGCATGGCGGCGTCAGCAGCCCGTTCGTTGGCATGCCGGCTGACAGCGGCGGCTACATGCTCCGGCTCAATGCCGTGCAGAACTGGAGCGCGCTGAGCCTGGACTGCCTGCTGGTGCGCCGCGAGCTGTTCGCCGCGCTGGGCGGTTTCGATGTGCAGGGCCTCAAGGGCGGCCTGCAGGACGCCGACCTCTGCCTGCGCATCCGCGAACAAGGCTATCTGGCGGTGTGGACGCCCCATGCGGTGCTCGTTCGCTTCGCTTCGACCCGTGACGTGCGGACCGACAGGCAGCGCAAGGTGCTGGACAAGGACATCTTCCATGAACGCTGGTTGGCCAAGGTTGCCCGCGACCCTGCCTATAACCGCAACCTGAGCCTGAAGATGGCCAGCTTCAACCTCGATGCCGGACAGCGTCGTGGCTGGGACCCGTTCATCAGCCGTGTGCTGCCGTCGGTGTTGGCGTTGCCGATCAACACTTCGGCGGTCGGTCACTACCGGGTGGCACAGCCGTTCACCGAGCTGGAGCGCGCTGGCTGGATCCAGGGGCGGCTTGATTACAGTACTCCGGAGATGATCGAGATCGAGCGCGAGAAGCCCGACGTGATGATCTTGCAGTGTCGCTACACGGTCAATTCGATCGATGAAATGACGCGCTTCAAGCGTCTGTCGAACGCCCGACGCATCTACGAGATCGACGACTACATCATCGAGGTGCCGGAAAAGAACGCCCATGCGCGGAACATACCGGCCAACATGCGCGAGCTGGTCACCCAGGGTATTGCCTTGTGCGACCGGGTGGTGGTGTCGACCCAGCCGCTGGCCGATGCACTGTCGAGCATGCACCACGATATCCGTGTAGTCCCCAACATGCTTGCCGCCCCGCTGTGGGCCGGGCTGGCCAGCGAGCGCCAGACAAGCGCGCGGCCGCGCGTGGGCTGGGCGGGGGGCACCAGCCACCGGGGCGATCTGGAGCTGTTGCTGGACGTCATCAAGGCCCTGGCCGACGAGGTCGACTGGGTATTCTTCGGTATGTGCCCGGATGCCTTGCGGCCTTATGTGAAGGAGTTCCACAAAGGCGTGCCCTTGGCGTCGTACCCGCAGAAGCTGGCCAGCCTCAACCTTGACCTGGCACTGGCGCCGCTCGAACAGAACCTGTTCAACGACTGCAAGAGCAACTTGCGCCTGCTTGAGTATGGTGCGTGCGGCTTCCCGGTGATCTGTACCGACACCAAGGCCTATGACGGCTACCTGCCTTGCACGCGGGTGCGCAACAACACCTCGGAACAATGGCTGGATGCGATCCGCATGCACCTGGCCGACCCCCAGGCCAGCTACCGCCAGGGTGATGCCCTGCGCGAAACGGTGCTGCGGGACTACGTGCTGATGCCACACCACCTGCAACAGTGGGCCAACGCCTGGCTGGCGGATTGA
- the flgK gene encoding flagellar hook-associated protein FlgK, whose protein sequence is MASLINIGMSGLGAAQSGMYTLGNNIANADVESYSRQQNVQKTKGGQQVGQVFIGSGTTLADVRRVYNAFLENQLRSTTSLSSDATSYLNQITPLDTALSSSDTGITAALKSFFSAMQDAAAKPTEDASRQLLLTSAQSLAKRFNTLSAQLNQQNSDINANMASIADKVNALTKSIADLNGQISKMTAVNGQPNDLLDQRDGAVRELSALIGADVVEQKNGNYDIYLKNGQALVLGNTTQTIGVQPSATDPTRMSLILNRGSTKMDITSTTTGGELGGLIRYRKDTLDPALNELGRVALVVADAINSQLAQGIDKNGDFGATLFGDINSAAAISQRSVAKTGNSAGSGNLDVTIKDTGKLSTSDYQVTFTSATGYSVRKLPEGTDMGSFDITDTPPPVIDGFTLSLNGGGLSAGDSFKITPTRNAAAGIDTVLTDPKRLALASPLTATSGSGNKGTGVITQPTLTSEMDIYDVAQRSQLQAGLKYSTPVKLVFGDDTSSPQAYKMYDAKGTEIGSGTIVPGQENKLQLSVPMVDGSGNSLGGNFTFEMSVSGAPKNGDSYTVALTGAGSADNRNALSVIDLQTKSTVEVGANGKGISFTDAYAKLVSNVGGKAGQAQMDSDATTALHASAVESRNGLSGVSIDEETGNLVKFQQYYTASSQIIKAAQETFATLINSL, encoded by the coding sequence ATGGCGAGTCTGATCAACATTGGTATGTCGGGGCTTGGCGCCGCGCAATCGGGGATGTACACCCTCGGTAACAACATCGCCAACGCCGATGTCGAAAGCTACTCGCGCCAGCAGAACGTGCAGAAGACCAAGGGCGGGCAGCAAGTCGGCCAGGTGTTCATCGGCAGCGGTACTACCCTGGCGGATGTGCGCCGGGTCTATAACGCGTTCCTCGAGAACCAGCTGCGCAGCACCACCTCGCTGAGCAGCGATGCCACCTCGTACCTGAACCAGATCACGCCGCTGGATACCGCCCTGTCGAGCAGCGACACCGGTATCACCGCTGCACTGAAAAGCTTCTTCAGCGCCATGCAGGATGCCGCGGCCAAGCCGACCGAGGACGCCTCGCGCCAACTGCTGCTGACCAGCGCGCAGTCCCTGGCCAAGCGCTTCAATACCCTGTCGGCGCAGTTGAACCAGCAGAACAGCGATATCAATGCCAACATGGCGTCGATCGCTGACAAGGTCAACGCGCTGACCAAGTCGATTGCCGACCTCAACGGCCAGATCTCCAAGATGACGGCCGTCAATGGCCAGCCCAACGACCTGCTCGACCAGCGCGACGGTGCGGTGCGCGAGTTGTCGGCGCTGATCGGTGCCGACGTTGTAGAGCAGAAGAACGGCAACTACGACATCTACCTGAAGAACGGCCAGGCCCTGGTGCTGGGCAATACCACCCAGACCATCGGCGTGCAGCCGAGCGCCACCGACCCGACCCGCATGAGCCTGATACTCAATCGCGGCTCGACCAAGATGGACATCACCAGCACCACGACCGGTGGTGAGCTCGGCGGCCTGATCCGCTACCGCAAGGATACCCTCGACCCGGCGCTCAACGAGCTCGGTCGCGTGGCCTTGGTAGTAGCCGATGCGATCAACAGCCAGCTGGCCCAGGGCATCGACAAGAACGGTGACTTCGGTGCCACCCTGTTCGGCGATATCAACAGCGCTGCGGCCATCAGCCAGCGCAGTGTCGCCAAGACCGGCAACAGCGCCGGCTCCGGCAACCTCGATGTGACCATCAAGGACACCGGCAAGCTGAGCACCAGCGATTACCAGGTGACCTTCACCAGCGCCACTGGCTACAGCGTGCGCAAGTTGCCGGAAGGCACCGACATGGGCAGTTTCGACATCACCGACACGCCGCCTCCGGTGATCGACGGGTTCACCCTGTCGCTCAATGGTGGCGGCCTGAGTGCTGGCGACAGCTTCAAGATCACCCCGACCCGCAATGCGGCCGCGGGCATCGACACTGTCCTGACCGACCCGAAGCGCCTGGCCTTGGCTTCGCCACTGACCGCCACCAGTGGGTCGGGCAACAAAGGTACCGGCGTCATCACCCAGCCGACGCTGACCTCGGAGATGGACATCTACGATGTCGCCCAGCGTTCGCAATTGCAGGCTGGCCTGAAGTATTCGACCCCGGTCAAGCTGGTGTTCGGCGATGACACCAGTTCGCCCCAGGCCTACAAGATGTACGACGCCAAGGGTACCGAGATCGGCAGCGGCACCATCGTGCCGGGCCAGGAGAACAAGTTGCAGCTGTCGGTGCCGATGGTCGATGGCAGCGGCAATTCGCTGGGCGGCAACTTCACCTTCGAGATGAGCGTTTCCGGCGCGCCGAAGAACGGCGACAGCTATACCGTGGCGCTGACCGGCGCAGGTTCGGCAGACAACCGCAACGCCTTGTCGGTGATCGACCTGCAGACCAAGTCCACGGTCGAGGTTGGCGCCAACGGCAAGGGCATCAGCTTCACCGATGCCTACGCCAAGCTGGTCTCCAATGTTGGCGGCAAGGCCGGCCAGGCACAGATGGACAGCGATGCGACCACTGCCTTGCATGCCTCTGCAGTGGAAAGCCGCAACGGCCTGTCGGGTGTGTCGATCGATGAAGAGACCGGCAACCTGGTCAAGTTCCAGCAGTATTACACCGCGTCGTCGCAGATCATCAAGGCGGCCCAGGAAACCTTCGCCACCCTGATCAACAGTCTTTAA
- the flgJ gene encoding flagellar assembly peptidoglycan hydrolase FlgJ, protein MNSKSLVSGSADSGAYTDLNRLSSLKHGDRDSDANVRKVAQEFESLFISEMLKASRKASDVLADDNPMNTETVKQYRDMYDQQLAVSMSREGGGIGLQDVLVRQLSKNKGTPANTSPFPRIEGSAPTLWGNKVAEPVHAVQSTATRNDVAALNSRRLALPSKLTDRLMAGIVPSAASTNTAAVPARDGQQVAKAFAVPDNGLRILGRAVAQPPLAPKKAFADSDEFVATMLPMAEQAARRIGIDPRYLVAQAALETGWGKSVMRNTDGSSSHNLFGIKATGNWEGGEARAITSEFRDGQFVKETAAFRSYDSYQDSFHDLVSLLQNNSRYQDAVKAADKPEQFVQELQKAGYATDPNYASKISQIARQMKSYEHYAMLGTATKL, encoded by the coding sequence ATGAACAGCAAAAGCCTGGTTTCCGGCAGCGCCGACAGCGGCGCCTACACCGACCTCAACCGCCTGAGCTCGCTCAAGCATGGCGACCGCGACAGCGACGCCAACGTGCGCAAGGTGGCCCAGGAATTCGAGTCGCTGTTCATCAGCGAAATGCTCAAGGCCTCGCGCAAGGCCAGCGACGTGCTGGCCGACGACAACCCGATGAACACCGAAACGGTGAAGCAGTACCGCGACATGTACGACCAGCAGCTGGCCGTGAGCATGTCCCGCGAAGGTGGCGGCATCGGGCTGCAGGACGTACTGGTGCGCCAGCTGTCGAAGAACAAGGGCACACCGGCCAACACCAGCCCGTTTCCGCGTATCGAGGGCAGTGCACCGACGTTGTGGGGCAACAAGGTGGCCGAGCCCGTGCATGCCGTGCAGTCGACCGCCACCCGCAACGACGTCGCCGCGCTCAATTCACGACGCCTGGCGCTGCCGAGCAAGCTCACCGACCGCCTGATGGCCGGCATCGTGCCGTCGGCGGCCAGCACCAATACCGCAGCCGTGCCGGCCCGTGACGGCCAGCAAGTGGCCAAGGCCTTCGCCGTGCCGGACAACGGCCTGCGCATCCTCGGGCGCGCCGTGGCCCAGCCACCACTGGCACCGAAAAAAGCCTTTGCCGACAGCGACGAGTTCGTCGCCACCATGCTGCCGATGGCCGAGCAGGCAGCCAGGCGCATCGGTATCGACCCGCGCTATCTGGTGGCGCAGGCCGCACTGGAAACCGGCTGGGGCAAGTCGGTCATGCGCAACACCGATGGCAGCAGCAGCCACAACCTGTTCGGCATCAAGGCAACCGGCAACTGGGAAGGCGGCGAGGCGCGGGCGATCACCAGCGAGTTCCGCGATGGCCAGTTCGTCAAGGAGACGGCGGCGTTCCGTTCCTATGATTCCTACCAGGACAGCTTCCACGACCTGGTCAGCCTGCTGCAGAACAATTCGCGCTATCAAGATGCGGTGAAGGCCGCCGATAAACCAGAACAGTTCGTGCAAGAGTTGCAAAAGGCCGGGTACGCCACCGACCCGAATTACGCCAGCAAGATCTCGCAGATCGCAAGACAGATGAAGTCGTACGAGCACTACGCAATGCTCGGTACCGCAACGAAACTTTAA
- a CDS encoding glycosyltransferase has translation MAETVIGSHNQVTVVLLGHEQPDHRARAIHYYRQAGIPCLALEPLQADTAGAQCSARLALALQQVATPFVTLALDADFVLASALQQAAACLHAQPQVQGAQGYALGYAPGNAQVAYHKMGSAFEAAADDSARARLRQYAMAGQQAWRAVLRVGAVQALLDTLPGELDFAGWRVALSCALVAAGRIAQLAQTDVVCEFAPSMLTPVARDEQLTRTVRLLREWGGELCNDEAGFAVLNRFVRATYDQGEAPLLFTSPWGTVIGEPERIFEPRQYVELPYYNGALFERLSALEFLCHAWPTGQAHRQALEGTWVRQRELLQVHPNDTAATLQQRYWKALALGLFNLEVCQRLVPTLTGNDDGERARELGDWLARLEAVPGIDGNGWLRSTGSGQVLDALAAATPDRAAQQRLLAHLNKRPGAQVTFVIVDLGDDDLALQATFDSLLASGLRQFKLVVLKGGKPPAITTARDTLHFVQVNESNWVTHLNQQVRQLSSDWLMLLEAGDTLVSGGLLRLQQELAEAPGCQAVCANEVQRDTEGRLHGVVRPGSNLDLLRAQPGLMSRHWCVRRETVVELGGYSETCRHALEFDLLLRLVEQHGQGGLAHMDEYLVVGSQATPALQADALLTLKRHLTLLGYRGEVHDQGEAGLVVDFRHSATPLVSILVAAEGDVQRLQACLTSVLQRTRYPRYELRVACNSEHAEATAAALQGFGQRVVLLAGTASGREALLNLAAEQARGEYLLLLAEHCEVISPAWIEGLLNEGLRPEVGVVGARLLARDGTVVHAGFDLLQGPVLHQPWQGMSVVDCGKARWPASVRNCAAVSADCMLLRRDLFDHCGGLQPLRAFDLDVCLAAAAAGLLVAWTPVAQLFDDAPNVADPVACGVLQARWPDAFASTWACDALSPARQH, from the coding sequence ATGGCCGAAACCGTAATCGGGTCGCACAACCAAGTGACCGTCGTCCTGCTTGGGCATGAACAGCCGGACCATCGTGCCCGAGCCATCCATTACTATCGCCAGGCGGGCATTCCCTGCCTGGCCCTGGAGCCACTGCAGGCGGACACCGCGGGCGCGCAGTGCAGCGCCCGCCTGGCCCTGGCCTTGCAACAGGTCGCCACTCCGTTCGTGACCCTGGCCCTGGATGCCGATTTCGTGTTGGCGTCGGCCCTGCAGCAGGCCGCTGCCTGCTTGCATGCGCAACCTCAGGTGCAGGGCGCTCAGGGCTACGCGTTGGGCTATGCGCCGGGCAATGCCCAGGTGGCCTACCACAAGATGGGCTCGGCCTTCGAGGCCGCAGCCGATGACAGTGCGCGCGCACGCCTGCGCCAGTACGCCATGGCTGGTCAGCAGGCCTGGCGTGCGGTACTGCGGGTCGGGGCAGTGCAGGCGCTGCTCGACACCTTGCCGGGCGAGCTGGATTTCGCTGGCTGGCGCGTGGCCTTGTCTTGCGCCCTGGTCGCCGCAGGCAGAATCGCGCAACTGGCGCAGACCGATGTGGTCTGCGAGTTCGCGCCGAGCATGCTGACCCCCGTGGCTCGCGACGAACAGCTGACCCGTACCGTGCGCCTGCTGCGCGAATGGGGGGGCGAGCTGTGCAATGACGAGGCTGGTTTTGCCGTACTCAATCGTTTTGTGCGCGCGACCTACGACCAGGGCGAAGCACCTTTGCTGTTCACCTCGCCATGGGGCACGGTGATCGGCGAACCGGAGCGTATTTTCGAGCCGCGGCAGTATGTCGAGTTGCCTTACTACAATGGCGCGCTGTTCGAGCGCCTGAGCGCGCTGGAATTCCTCTGCCATGCCTGGCCGACCGGGCAAGCCCACCGCCAGGCGCTGGAGGGCACCTGGGTGCGCCAGCGCGAGTTGTTGCAGGTGCACCCCAACGACACCGCCGCAACCTTGCAGCAGCGTTACTGGAAAGCGTTGGCGCTGGGCTTGTTCAACCTGGAGGTCTGCCAGCGCCTGGTACCGACCCTCACCGGCAATGACGATGGTGAGCGCGCCCGCGAACTGGGTGATTGGCTTGCGCGCCTGGAGGCGGTGCCCGGTATCGATGGCAACGGCTGGTTGCGCAGTACGGGGTCTGGCCAGGTGCTTGACGCGCTGGCCGCTGCCACGCCGGACAGGGCCGCACAGCAGCGCCTGTTGGCACACCTGAACAAGCGCCCGGGGGCGCAGGTCACTTTCGTGATTGTCGACCTGGGCGACGACGACCTGGCGTTGCAGGCGACCTTCGACAGCCTGCTGGCCAGCGGGTTGCGCCAGTTCAAACTGGTGGTGCTCAAGGGTGGCAAGCCGCCGGCGATCACCACCGCCCGCGATACCCTGCATTTCGTGCAAGTCAATGAAAGCAACTGGGTCACCCACCTCAACCAGCAAGTGCGTCAACTGAGCAGCGATTGGCTGATGTTGCTGGAGGCCGGCGATACCTTGGTCAGCGGTGGCTTGCTGCGCTTGCAGCAGGAGCTGGCCGAAGCCCCGGGTTGCCAGGCGGTCTGTGCCAATGAAGTGCAGCGTGACACCGAGGGCCGCCTGCATGGCGTGGTTCGCCCAGGCAGCAACCTCGACCTGCTGCGTGCACAACCGGGGCTGATGTCGCGGCATTGGTGCGTGCGCCGCGAGACCGTGGTGGAGTTGGGTGGCTACAGCGAAACCTGCCGCCATGCATTGGAGTTCGACTTGCTGTTGCGCCTGGTGGAGCAGCATGGGCAGGGCGGCCTGGCCCACATGGACGAATACCTCGTGGTGGGCAGCCAGGCGACGCCGGCGCTGCAGGCCGATGCGCTGCTTACGCTCAAGCGGCACCTGACGCTGCTGGGTTACCGTGGTGAAGTGCACGACCAGGGCGAGGCTGGCCTGGTGGTGGACTTCCGCCATTCGGCCACACCGCTGGTGAGCATTCTGGTGGCCGCCGAAGGTGACGTGCAGCGTTTGCAGGCTTGCCTGACCAGCGTCCTGCAGCGCACCCGTTACCCGCGCTACGAGCTGCGGGTTGCCTGTAATTCCGAACACGCCGAAGCTACCGCTGCCGCGCTGCAAGGGTTTGGCCAGCGTGTCGTGCTGCTGGCAGGCACGGCGAGCGGGCGTGAGGCGTTGCTCAACCTGGCGGCGGAACAGGCTCGGGGTGAATACCTGCTGCTGCTTGCCGAGCACTGCGAAGTGATTTCGCCGGCCTGGATCGAAGGGTTGCTCAACGAGGGGCTCAGGCCTGAAGTAGGTGTCGTCGGCGCCCGTTTGCTCGCGCGCGACGGCACGGTTGTGCATGCTGGCTTCGACTTGTTGCAGGGGCCGGTGCTGCACCAGCCATGGCAGGGCATGTCGGTGGTGGACTGTGGCAAGGCACGCTGGCCAGCGTCGGTGCGCAACTGCGCCGCGGTTTCCGCCGACTGCATGTTGCTGCGCCGTGATCTGTTCGACCATTGCGGTGGCCTGCAGCCGTTACGGGCTTTCGACCTGGACGTCTGCCTGGCGGCGGCGGCGGCGGGCTTGCTGGTGGCCTGGACGCCTGTGGCGCAGCTGTTCGACGATGCGCCGAACGTGGCCGACCCGGTGGCCTGTGGCGTGTTGCAGGCGCGTTGGCCTGACGCGTTTGCCAGCACTTGGGCCTGTGATGCGCTGAGTCCTGCGCGTCAGCACTGA
- a CDS encoding flagellar hook-associated protein 3: protein MSVRISTSQFYNTNQANYQSNFAKTVKSQQEASDGIRVRSAKDDPVGAARLLQLEQQQNMLKQYSGNIVNVRNALGTAESTLNSIGTILQRVNELAVSSGNGTFTDADRKANADELASLEDQLFSLMNSKDENGKYIFSGSKGDTPPYARNADGTYSYQGDQGKLNLQVGDMLSLAANETGYDAFEQALNTSRSQTSLTAPATDDGRVSLSNGQVSGNSLYNDRFRSGEPYSIEFLSSTEYKITDVDGNDVTLEASQGGKFDPNGDNTSISFRGVDLRLDITFKDGDKGNEDAAIAGHTFSLSSKADEVSGTRSPGNTSSEQVTGATITDQAAYKAAFPGGGAVLKFTGSSTFELYAAPVTADSRPVASGALGGPNGTTATAAGVSFELSGAPNAGDSFAVKVDTHQTQNILDTIGKLRTALTSPVDNDPVARQNFLAALDSAVGNIASATNQVSSSVSAIGGRGQALDVQSETNEALSTENTKTQSSIRESDPAEVMLRLQMQTNMLQASLQAYAKVASLSLVNYI, encoded by the coding sequence GTGAGCGTACGCATCTCTACTTCGCAGTTCTACAACACCAACCAGGCCAACTACCAGAGCAACTTCGCCAAGACGGTGAAGAGCCAGCAGGAGGCAAGCGATGGCATTCGCGTGCGTTCGGCCAAGGATGACCCGGTGGGGGCGGCGCGTCTGCTGCAACTGGAACAACAGCAGAACATGCTGAAGCAGTACAGCGGCAACATCGTCAACGTACGTAACGCCCTGGGCACTGCCGAAAGCACCCTGAACTCCATCGGCACCATCCTGCAGCGGGTCAACGAGCTGGCGGTGAGCTCTGGCAACGGTACGTTCACCGATGCCGACCGCAAGGCCAACGCCGATGAACTGGCGTCGCTGGAAGACCAGCTGTTCTCGTTGATGAACAGCAAGGACGAGAACGGCAAGTACATCTTCTCCGGCTCCAAGGGCGATACCCCGCCTTACGCGCGCAATGCCGATGGCACCTACAGCTACCAGGGCGACCAGGGCAAGCTCAACCTGCAGGTGGGTGACATGCTCAGCCTGGCGGCCAATGAAACTGGCTACGACGCCTTCGAGCAGGCGCTCAACACCAGCCGTAGCCAGACCAGCCTGACCGCGCCGGCCACCGACGATGGCCGCGTCAGCCTGTCCAACGGCCAGGTCTCCGGCAACAGCCTGTACAACGATCGCTTCCGCAGTGGCGAGCCGTACAGCATCGAATTCCTCAGCAGCACCGAATACAAGATCACCGACGTCGACGGCAATGACGTCACGCTCGAGGCCAGCCAGGGCGGCAAGTTCGACCCCAATGGCGACAACACCAGCATCAGCTTCCGCGGTGTCGATCTGCGCCTGGACATCACCTTCAAGGACGGCGACAAGGGTAATGAAGATGCCGCTATCGCAGGGCATACGTTCAGCCTGAGTTCCAAGGCCGATGAGGTTTCCGGCACCCGCAGCCCTGGCAATACCTCCTCCGAGCAGGTGACGGGCGCGACCATCACCGATCAGGCTGCCTACAAGGCCGCTTTCCCGGGCGGTGGCGCGGTGCTCAAGTTCACCGGCAGCAGCACCTTCGAGCTGTACGCCGCACCGGTCACTGCTGACAGCCGCCCGGTGGCATCGGGTGCGCTGGGCGGGCCGAACGGCACCACCGCCACCGCGGCTGGGGTCAGCTTCGAGCTGTCCGGCGCACCGAATGCCGGGGACTCGTTCGCGGTCAAGGTCGATACCCACCAGACCCAGAACATCCTCGACACCATCGGCAAGCTGCGTACCGCGCTGACCAGCCCGGTGGACAACGACCCGGTGGCCCGGCAGAACTTCCTCGCCGCGCTGGATTCGGCCGTTGGCAACATCGCCAGCGCCACCAACCAGGTGTCGTCGTCGGTCAGTGCGATCGGTGGCCGTGGCCAGGCGCTGGATGTGCAGTCCGAAACCAACGAGGCGCTGAGCACCGAGAACACCAAGACCCAGAGCTCTATCCGCGAAAGCGACCCGGCTGAAGTGATGCTGCGCCTGCAGATGCAAACCAACATGCTGCAAGCGTCGCTGCAGGCCTATGCCAAGGTCGCCAGCTTGTCGTTGGTCAACTACATCTGA